The following proteins come from a genomic window of Misgurnus anguillicaudatus unplaced genomic scaffold, ASM2758022v2 HiC_scaffold_28, whole genome shotgun sequence:
- the LOC129417193 gene encoding bifunctional glutamate/proline--tRNA ligase isoform X2 produces the protein MALNLIINSSNPPLGALLAAEHVKGSVNLSVEEGKDTMLLVSDKVQFSDVNSISRYLARVAPALGLYGSNTMEQTEVDHWLEFSARRLCGQSDLSRGLLELDKALALRTFLVGHSVTLADLSVWAALKGNGESHIKSNSYPNLCRWFSFLSSQVPFSSVGSKWASKITASKANAVQKEKKQDLGKFVELPGAEEGKVVVRFPPEASGYLHIGHAKAALLNQHYQVTFKGKLIMRFDDTNPEKEKEDFEKVILEDVAMLQIKPDQFTYTSDHFPAIQRLAEKLLQEGKAYIDDTPPDLMKQQREQRIESHNRSNSVEKNMQMWEEMKKGTEYGQTCCMRAKIDMNSNNGCMRDPTLYRCKNAPHPRTGSTYKVYPTYDFACPIVDSVEGVTHALRTTEYHDRDEQFYWVIDALGIRKPYIWEYARLNLNNTVLSKRKLTWFVNEGYVDGWDDPRFPTVRGVLRRGMTVEGLKQFIAAQGGSRSVVNMEWDKIWSFNKKVIDPVAPRYTALLSSQVVPVHVSEAKEEMKEVAKHPKNADVGMKQVWFGPKVFIEGADAETFTEGEMVTFINWGNLIITKIHRDSSGVISSIEARLNLENTDYKKTTKITWIADTAHAPLVPTVCVNYQHLITKPVLGKDDDFKSYINKNSKMEEKMLGDPCLKDLKKGDIIQLQRRGFYICDQPYEPISPNSCKESPCVLFYIPDGHTKDMPTAGSKDKSKSQASAKPAESAAPSKAKKASTTSPSSASSGDSSALFSSIVAQGDLVRQLKTDKAPKEQVDAAVKHLVALKTEFKQLTGQEYKPGMTPPTSAPALKSSAPTPVGGSPSPVSSSCPFTRVAEQGEVVRKLKAEKAPKEQIDAAVKQLLAFKAEFKQLTGQDYKPDMGPPTTPPHSAPSSDCSSAGLYARVADQGEVVRKLKTEKAPKEQIDAAVKQLMSLKADYKKVTGQDYKPGAPPAGASPSQPASTTPAVSSTSDGSPVAIYERVTQQGELVRKLKTDKAPKDQIDAAVKQLLSLKAEYKQQTGQDYKPGVPPSTGPAPSKSPPTQQSTSSSQPQSSSSPQAQALFADIAQQGEQVRRLKADKAPKEQVDKALKTLLELKGQYKALTGEEYKPVTTPGGNTGGEDKSRKERENKSEKQGGGGGSGGRKQQKGAEKPQGQDAGAGGSGDGQGPKKQTRLGLEAKKEENLADWYSQVITKAEMIEYYDVSGCYVLRPWSFAIWDAIKEFFDREIKKLGVENCYFPMFVSQAALEKEKTHIADFAPEVAWVTRSGKTELAEPIAVRPTSETVMYPAYAKWVQSHRDLPIKLNQWCNVVRWEFKHPQPFLRTREFLWQEGHTAFATKEEATEEVMQILELYARVYEELMAIPVVKGRKTEKEKFAGGDYTTTVEAFISASGRAIQGATSHHLGQNFSKMFEIIFEDPKKPGEKQFAYQNSWGITTRTIGVLTMVHGDNMGLVLPPKVACLQVIIIPCGITATLPEAEKDLILAQCSKYLSRLQKADIRVKADLRDNYSPGWKFNHWELKGVPIRLEVGPKDLKKGQFVAVRRDTGEKITIPEADTEKKIANLLDEIQNNLFKKASDDLKKHMVVADSMDQFQKELDLGKIVQIPFCGEIECEDWIKKTTARDQDLEPGAPSMGAKSLCIPFNPLKKLQPGQMCVCGKKPAQFYTMFGRSY, from the exons ATGGCACTAAACCTGATTATCAACAGCAGCAACCCACCTTTAG GGGCGCTGTTGGCTGCTGAACATGTGAAAGGCAGTGTCAATCTTTCTGTTGAGGAGGGTAAAGACACAATGCTTCTTGTGTCTGA TAAGGTGCAGTTCAGTGACGTGAACTCCATCTCACGATATCTTGCTCGAGTGGCTCCAGCATTGGGACTGTACGGTTCTAACACGATGGAGCAAACTGAG GTTGATCATTGGCTGGAGTTCAGTGCCCGTCGTCTCTGTGGTCAGTCAGATCTGTCTCGTGGTCTGCTTGAGCTGGATAAAGCTCTGGCACTGAGAACCTTTCTTGTAGGTCACAGTGTGACATTGGCTGACCTCTCTGTGTGGGCTGCTCTCAAag GTAATGGCGAGTCACACATCAAGTCAAACTCATACCCAAATCTGTGTCGCTGGTTTTCCTTCCTGAGCTCTCAGGTGCCATTTAGTTCTGTGGGTAGTAAATGGGCAAGCAAGATCACTGCCAGCAAAGCCAAT GCTGTGCAAAAGGAGAAGAAACAAGATTTGGGAAAGTTTGTGGAGCTTCCTGGGGCTGAGGAGGGCAAAGTTGTTGTGCGCTTTCCCCCAGAGGCTAGTGG GTACCTGCACATTGGCCATGCCAAGGCAGCTCTGCTCAACCAGCACTACCAGGTTACTTTCAAGGGCAAGTTAATCATGCGCTTTGATGACACCAACCCTGAGAAGGAGAAGGAGGACTTTGAAAAG GTGATCCTGGAGGATGTAGCCATGCTACAAATCAAACCAGACCAGTTCACCTACACAAGCGATCACTTTCCCGCCATCCAGCGGCTGGCAGAGAAACTTCTGCAGGAGGGCAAGGCCTACATAGATGATACACCTCCAGACCTCATGAAGCAACAGAGAGAGCAAAGAATAGAGTCGCATAACCGCAGTAACT CGGTGGAGAAGAACATGCAGATGTGGGAGGAGATGAAGAAAGGTACTGAGTATGGCCAAACCTGCTGCATGAGAGCGAAGATTGACATGAACTCCAACAATGGCTGTATGCGTGACCCCACATTGTACCGCTGCAAAAATGCTCCTCATCCTCGCACTGGAAGCACATACAA AGTGTACCCCACATATGACTTTGCTTGCCCAATCGTGGACAGCGTTGAGGGTGTGACGCATGCCTTGCGTACGACCGAGTACCACGACAGAGACGAGCAGTTCTACTGGGTAATAGATGCGCTGGGTATACGTAAACCCTACATCTGGGAGTATGCCAGACTTAATCTTAACAACACTGTGCTCTCCAAGAGGAAGCTCACCTGGTTTGTCAATGAGGGCTATGTGGATGGCTG GGATGATCCCCGTTTCCCAACAGTCAGAGGTGTTTTGCGAAGAGGAATGACTGTTGAGGGACTTAAACAATTCATTGCTGCTCAG GGAGGTTCAAGATCTGTAGTCAACATGGAGTGGGACAAGATTTGGTCATTCAACAAAAAG GTCATTGACCCAGTAGCCCCAAGATACACTGCCCTGCTAAGCTCTCAGGTCGTTCCAGTCCACGTTTCTGAAGCCAAGGAGGAGATGAAAGAGGTTGCCAAACATCCCAAG AATGCAGATGTGGGAATGAAGCAGGTGTGGTTCGGGCCAAAGGTCTTTATCGAGGGTGCTGATGCCGAAACGTTCACAGAGGGTGAGATGGTCACCTTCATCAACTGGGGAAACCTTATCATCACCAAAATCCACAG GGACAGCAGTGGAGTGATATCCTCTATAGAGGCTCGTCTGAACCTGGAGAACACAGATTATAAAAAGACCACTAAGATCACCTGGATTGCTGACACCGCCCATGCCCCCCTTGTGCCCACTGTATGTGTGAACTACCAGCATCTCATCACCAAACCAGTCCTAGGCAAAGATGATGATTTCAAGAGTTACATCAACAAGAACAGCAAG ATGGAGGAGAAGATGCTGGGAGATCCTTGCCTTAAAGATTTGAAGAAAGGTGACATTATACAGCTGCAGAGGCGGGGCTTCTATATCTGTGATCAACCCTATGAGCCAATCAG CCCTAATAGCTGTAAGGAGAGCCCCTGTGTCCTGTTTTACATCCCAGATGGACACACAAAAGATATGCCCACTGCTGGATCCAAGGACAAGAGCAAGAGCCAGGCTTCTGCTAAACCA GCCGAGTCTGCTGCTCCCAGTAAAGCCAAAAAAGCTTCGACCACCAGTCCATCATCAGCCAGTTCAGGAGATTCTTCTGCCCTGTTCTCTAGTATTGTAGCTCAGGGAGATCTAGTCAGGCAGCTTAAGACAGATAAAGCCCCTAAAGAGCAAGTTGACGCCGCTGTAAAGCATCTCGTGGCCCTCAAAACTGAGTTCAAACAGCTCACCGGACAGGAGTACAAACCTGGCATGACACCGCCCACTTCTGCTCCAGCACTAAAGAGCTCCGCCCCCACTCCTGTAGGTGGAAGTCCAAGTCCTGTTTCCTCTTCTTGTCCTTTCACGCGTGTTGCAGAACAAGGGGAGGTGGTTCGAAAACTGAAAGCAGAGAAAGCACCCAAG GAGCAAATAGATGCAGCAGTGAAACAACTTTTGGCTTTTAAAGCGGAGTTTAAACAGCTTACTGGTCAGGACTATAAACCAGACATGGGTCCACCCACAACTCCCCCACATTCTGCACCTTCATCTGACTGCTCATCTGCTGGCTTATATGCACGCGTAGCTGACCAAGGAGAGGTGGTTAGAAAGCTGAAGACTGAGAAAGCACCAAAA GAACAGATTGATGCAGCGGTAAAGCAACTTATGTCGCTAAAGGCAGATTATAAGAAAGTGACGGGCCAGGATTACAAGCCAGGAGCTCCACCAGCTGGTGCTTCTCCATCACAGCCTGCCAGCACTACACCTGCCGTGTCAAGCACCTCTGACGGCTCCCCTGTGGCCATTTATGAACGTGTAACTCAACAAGGAGAACTTGTGAGGAAGTTGAAAACAGACAAGGCGCCAAAG GATCAGATAGATGCTGCTGTCAAGCAGTTGCTCAGTCTTAAAGCTGAGTACAAGCAGCAAACTGGACAGGACTACAAACCAGGCGTGCCTCCTTCGACAGGCCCTGCCCCTTCAAAATCTCCCCCCACCCAACAATCAACCAGCTCCTCCCAACCTCAGTCCAGCTCCTCCCCTCAGGCTCAAGCGCTGTTTGCAGATATAGCCCAGCAGGGGGAGCAAGTTAGACGTCTCAAAGCAGATAAAGCTCCTAAG GAGCAAGTGGATAAAGCATTGAAGACTCTGCTGGAGCTGAAAGGTCAGTATAAAGCCCTCACCGGGGAGGAATACAAACCCGTGACAACACCAGGAGGAAACACAGGAGGAGAAGACAAGAGCCGCAAGGAGCGAGAGAACAAGTCTGAGAAGCAGGGAGGAGGTGGAGGCAGTGGAGGACGCAAGCAGCAGAAGGGAGCAGAGAAACCTCAAGGTCAAGATGCTGGAGCAGGTGGATCAGGAGATGGCCAGGGGCCAAAGAAACAAACACG GCTTGGACTAGAAGCAAAAAAAGAGGAAAACCTGGCTGATTGGTATTCACAG GTTATCACCAAAGCTGAGATGATTGAGTACTATGACGTCAGTGGCTGTTACGTGTTGAGGCCCTGGTCTTTCGCCATCTGGGATGCCATCAAAGAATTCTTTGATCGTGAGATCAAGAAGCTGGGTGTGGAGAACTGCTACTTCCCCATGTTTGTTTCCCAGGCTGCCCTGGAGAAAGAGAAAACCCATATTGCAGATTTCGCTCCAGAG GTTGCTTGGGTGACAAGATCAGGAAAGACTGAACTGGCTGAGCCCATTGCTGTACGTCCCACTAGCGAGACGG TGATGTACCCCGCTTATGCCAAGTGGGTTCAATCGCACAGAGACCTGCCAATCAAACTTAACCAGTGGTGCAACGTTGTG CGTTGGGAGTTCAAGCACCCACAGCCCTTCCTGAGGACCAGAGAGTTCCTTTGGCAAGAGGGACACACAGCATTTGCTACAAAGGAAGAAGCCACAGAGGAG GTTATGCAGATCCTAGAACTGTATGCTCGGGTGTATGAAGAGCTGATGGCCATCCCTGTCGTCAAGGGGAGGAAGACAGAGAAGGAGAAGTTTGCAGGAGGAGACTACACAACTACTGTGGAGGCTTTCATCTCAGCCAGCGGCAGAGCTATTCag GGGGCCACATCTCATCACCTGGGCCAGAACTTTTCCAAGATGTTTGAGATTATCTTCGAAGACCCTAAAAAACCAGGCGAGAAGCAGTTTGCCTACCAGAACTCATGGGGAATAACGACACGTACCATTGGAGTCCTAACAATGGTTCATGGCGACAACATGGGCCTGGTACTGCCACCCAAAGTAGCCTGTCTACAG GTGATCATCATTCCTTGTGGAATAACAGCCACTCTACCAGAAGCAGAGAAAGACCTTATATTGGCCCAGTGCTCCAAATATCTTTCCAGGTTGCAGAAGGCCGACATCAGAGTAAAGGCAGACCTACGTGACAACTACTCACCTGGCTGGAAGTTTAACCATTGGGAGTTAAAG GGTGTACCCATAAGGTTGGAGGTTGGGCCAAAGGACTTAAAGAAGGGCCAGTTTGTTGCAGTAAGGAGAGACACAGGAGAAAAGATCACCATACCAGAGGCTGACACGGAGAAGAAAATAGCAAACCTCCTAGATGAGATCCAGAACAACCTTTTTAAGAA GGCGTCTGATGACCTGAAAAAGCACATGGTTGTGGCAGACAGTATGGATCAATTCCAGAAAGAACTGGACCTGGGAAAA atTGTACAAATACCCTTCTGTGGAGAAATAGAGTGTGAGGACTGGATTAAGAAGACAACAGCCAG GGATCAAGATCTGGAGCCTGGGGCACCTTCAATGGGAGCAAAGAGTCTGTGTATCCCTTTCAACCCCTTGAAGAAACTGCAGCCCGGTCAGATGTGTGTTTGTGGGAAAAAACCCGCCCAGTTCTACACGATGTTTGGCCGTAGTTACTAA
- the LOC129417193 gene encoding bifunctional glutamate/proline--tRNA ligase isoform X1, whose product MALNLIINSSNPPLGALLAAEHVKGSVNLSVEEGKDTMLLVSDKVQFSDVNSISRYLARVAPALGLYGSNTMEQTEVDHWLEFSARRLCGQSDLSRGLLELDKALALRTFLVGHSVTLADLSVWAALKGNGESHIKSNSYPNLCRWFSFLSSQVPFSSVGSKWASKITASKANAVQKEKKQDLGKFVELPGAEEGKVVVRFPPEASGYLHIGHAKAALLNQHYQVTFKGKLIMRFDDTNPEKEKEDFEKVILEDVAMLQIKPDQFTYTSDHFPAIQRLAEKLLQEGKAYIDDTPPDLMKQQREQRIESHNRSNSVEKNMQMWEEMKKGTEYGQTCCMRAKIDMNSNNGCMRDPTLYRCKNAPHPRTGSTYKVYPTYDFACPIVDSVEGVTHALRTTEYHDRDEQFYWVIDALGIRKPYIWEYARLNLNNTVLSKRKLTWFVNEGYVDGWDDPRFPTVRGVLRRGMTVEGLKQFIAAQGGSRSVVNMEWDKIWSFNKKLPVSCKKVIDPVAPRYTALLSSQVVPVHVSEAKEEMKEVAKHPKNADVGMKQVWFGPKVFIEGADAETFTEGEMVTFINWGNLIITKIHRDSSGVISSIEARLNLENTDYKKTTKITWIADTAHAPLVPTVCVNYQHLITKPVLGKDDDFKSYINKNSKMEEKMLGDPCLKDLKKGDIIQLQRRGFYICDQPYEPISPNSCKESPCVLFYIPDGHTKDMPTAGSKDKSKSQASAKPAESAAPSKAKKASTTSPSSASSGDSSALFSSIVAQGDLVRQLKTDKAPKEQVDAAVKHLVALKTEFKQLTGQEYKPGMTPPTSAPALKSSAPTPVGGSPSPVSSSCPFTRVAEQGEVVRKLKAEKAPKEQIDAAVKQLLAFKAEFKQLTGQDYKPDMGPPTTPPHSAPSSDCSSAGLYARVADQGEVVRKLKTEKAPKEQIDAAVKQLMSLKADYKKVTGQDYKPGAPPAGASPSQPASTTPAVSSTSDGSPVAIYERVTQQGELVRKLKTDKAPKDQIDAAVKQLLSLKAEYKQQTGQDYKPGVPPSTGPAPSKSPPTQQSTSSSQPQSSSSPQAQALFADIAQQGEQVRRLKADKAPKEQVDKALKTLLELKGQYKALTGEEYKPVTTPGGNTGGEDKSRKERENKSEKQGGGGGSGGRKQQKGAEKPQGQDAGAGGSGDGQGPKKQTRLGLEAKKEENLADWYSQVITKAEMIEYYDVSGCYVLRPWSFAIWDAIKEFFDREIKKLGVENCYFPMFVSQAALEKEKTHIADFAPEVAWVTRSGKTELAEPIAVRPTSETVMYPAYAKWVQSHRDLPIKLNQWCNVVRWEFKHPQPFLRTREFLWQEGHTAFATKEEATEEVMQILELYARVYEELMAIPVVKGRKTEKEKFAGGDYTTTVEAFISASGRAIQGATSHHLGQNFSKMFEIIFEDPKKPGEKQFAYQNSWGITTRTIGVLTMVHGDNMGLVLPPKVACLQVIIIPCGITATLPEAEKDLILAQCSKYLSRLQKADIRVKADLRDNYSPGWKFNHWELKGVPIRLEVGPKDLKKGQFVAVRRDTGEKITIPEADTEKKIANLLDEIQNNLFKKASDDLKKHMVVADSMDQFQKELDLGKIVQIPFCGEIECEDWIKKTTARDQDLEPGAPSMGAKSLCIPFNPLKKLQPGQMCVCGKKPAQFYTMFGRSY is encoded by the exons ATGGCACTAAACCTGATTATCAACAGCAGCAACCCACCTTTAG GGGCGCTGTTGGCTGCTGAACATGTGAAAGGCAGTGTCAATCTTTCTGTTGAGGAGGGTAAAGACACAATGCTTCTTGTGTCTGA TAAGGTGCAGTTCAGTGACGTGAACTCCATCTCACGATATCTTGCTCGAGTGGCTCCAGCATTGGGACTGTACGGTTCTAACACGATGGAGCAAACTGAG GTTGATCATTGGCTGGAGTTCAGTGCCCGTCGTCTCTGTGGTCAGTCAGATCTGTCTCGTGGTCTGCTTGAGCTGGATAAAGCTCTGGCACTGAGAACCTTTCTTGTAGGTCACAGTGTGACATTGGCTGACCTCTCTGTGTGGGCTGCTCTCAAag GTAATGGCGAGTCACACATCAAGTCAAACTCATACCCAAATCTGTGTCGCTGGTTTTCCTTCCTGAGCTCTCAGGTGCCATTTAGTTCTGTGGGTAGTAAATGGGCAAGCAAGATCACTGCCAGCAAAGCCAAT GCTGTGCAAAAGGAGAAGAAACAAGATTTGGGAAAGTTTGTGGAGCTTCCTGGGGCTGAGGAGGGCAAAGTTGTTGTGCGCTTTCCCCCAGAGGCTAGTGG GTACCTGCACATTGGCCATGCCAAGGCAGCTCTGCTCAACCAGCACTACCAGGTTACTTTCAAGGGCAAGTTAATCATGCGCTTTGATGACACCAACCCTGAGAAGGAGAAGGAGGACTTTGAAAAG GTGATCCTGGAGGATGTAGCCATGCTACAAATCAAACCAGACCAGTTCACCTACACAAGCGATCACTTTCCCGCCATCCAGCGGCTGGCAGAGAAACTTCTGCAGGAGGGCAAGGCCTACATAGATGATACACCTCCAGACCTCATGAAGCAACAGAGAGAGCAAAGAATAGAGTCGCATAACCGCAGTAACT CGGTGGAGAAGAACATGCAGATGTGGGAGGAGATGAAGAAAGGTACTGAGTATGGCCAAACCTGCTGCATGAGAGCGAAGATTGACATGAACTCCAACAATGGCTGTATGCGTGACCCCACATTGTACCGCTGCAAAAATGCTCCTCATCCTCGCACTGGAAGCACATACAA AGTGTACCCCACATATGACTTTGCTTGCCCAATCGTGGACAGCGTTGAGGGTGTGACGCATGCCTTGCGTACGACCGAGTACCACGACAGAGACGAGCAGTTCTACTGGGTAATAGATGCGCTGGGTATACGTAAACCCTACATCTGGGAGTATGCCAGACTTAATCTTAACAACACTGTGCTCTCCAAGAGGAAGCTCACCTGGTTTGTCAATGAGGGCTATGTGGATGGCTG GGATGATCCCCGTTTCCCAACAGTCAGAGGTGTTTTGCGAAGAGGAATGACTGTTGAGGGACTTAAACAATTCATTGCTGCTCAG GGAGGTTCAAGATCTGTAGTCAACATGGAGTGGGACAAGATTTGGTCATTCAACAAAAAG CTGCCAGTTAGCTGTAAAAAG GTCATTGACCCAGTAGCCCCAAGATACACTGCCCTGCTAAGCTCTCAGGTCGTTCCAGTCCACGTTTCTGAAGCCAAGGAGGAGATGAAAGAGGTTGCCAAACATCCCAAG AATGCAGATGTGGGAATGAAGCAGGTGTGGTTCGGGCCAAAGGTCTTTATCGAGGGTGCTGATGCCGAAACGTTCACAGAGGGTGAGATGGTCACCTTCATCAACTGGGGAAACCTTATCATCACCAAAATCCACAG GGACAGCAGTGGAGTGATATCCTCTATAGAGGCTCGTCTGAACCTGGAGAACACAGATTATAAAAAGACCACTAAGATCACCTGGATTGCTGACACCGCCCATGCCCCCCTTGTGCCCACTGTATGTGTGAACTACCAGCATCTCATCACCAAACCAGTCCTAGGCAAAGATGATGATTTCAAGAGTTACATCAACAAGAACAGCAAG ATGGAGGAGAAGATGCTGGGAGATCCTTGCCTTAAAGATTTGAAGAAAGGTGACATTATACAGCTGCAGAGGCGGGGCTTCTATATCTGTGATCAACCCTATGAGCCAATCAG CCCTAATAGCTGTAAGGAGAGCCCCTGTGTCCTGTTTTACATCCCAGATGGACACACAAAAGATATGCCCACTGCTGGATCCAAGGACAAGAGCAAGAGCCAGGCTTCTGCTAAACCA GCCGAGTCTGCTGCTCCCAGTAAAGCCAAAAAAGCTTCGACCACCAGTCCATCATCAGCCAGTTCAGGAGATTCTTCTGCCCTGTTCTCTAGTATTGTAGCTCAGGGAGATCTAGTCAGGCAGCTTAAGACAGATAAAGCCCCTAAAGAGCAAGTTGACGCCGCTGTAAAGCATCTCGTGGCCCTCAAAACTGAGTTCAAACAGCTCACCGGACAGGAGTACAAACCTGGCATGACACCGCCCACTTCTGCTCCAGCACTAAAGAGCTCCGCCCCCACTCCTGTAGGTGGAAGTCCAAGTCCTGTTTCCTCTTCTTGTCCTTTCACGCGTGTTGCAGAACAAGGGGAGGTGGTTCGAAAACTGAAAGCAGAGAAAGCACCCAAG GAGCAAATAGATGCAGCAGTGAAACAACTTTTGGCTTTTAAAGCGGAGTTTAAACAGCTTACTGGTCAGGACTATAAACCAGACATGGGTCCACCCACAACTCCCCCACATTCTGCACCTTCATCTGACTGCTCATCTGCTGGCTTATATGCACGCGTAGCTGACCAAGGAGAGGTGGTTAGAAAGCTGAAGACTGAGAAAGCACCAAAA GAACAGATTGATGCAGCGGTAAAGCAACTTATGTCGCTAAAGGCAGATTATAAGAAAGTGACGGGCCAGGATTACAAGCCAGGAGCTCCACCAGCTGGTGCTTCTCCATCACAGCCTGCCAGCACTACACCTGCCGTGTCAAGCACCTCTGACGGCTCCCCTGTGGCCATTTATGAACGTGTAACTCAACAAGGAGAACTTGTGAGGAAGTTGAAAACAGACAAGGCGCCAAAG GATCAGATAGATGCTGCTGTCAAGCAGTTGCTCAGTCTTAAAGCTGAGTACAAGCAGCAAACTGGACAGGACTACAAACCAGGCGTGCCTCCTTCGACAGGCCCTGCCCCTTCAAAATCTCCCCCCACCCAACAATCAACCAGCTCCTCCCAACCTCAGTCCAGCTCCTCCCCTCAGGCTCAAGCGCTGTTTGCAGATATAGCCCAGCAGGGGGAGCAAGTTAGACGTCTCAAAGCAGATAAAGCTCCTAAG GAGCAAGTGGATAAAGCATTGAAGACTCTGCTGGAGCTGAAAGGTCAGTATAAAGCCCTCACCGGGGAGGAATACAAACCCGTGACAACACCAGGAGGAAACACAGGAGGAGAAGACAAGAGCCGCAAGGAGCGAGAGAACAAGTCTGAGAAGCAGGGAGGAGGTGGAGGCAGTGGAGGACGCAAGCAGCAGAAGGGAGCAGAGAAACCTCAAGGTCAAGATGCTGGAGCAGGTGGATCAGGAGATGGCCAGGGGCCAAAGAAACAAACACG GCTTGGACTAGAAGCAAAAAAAGAGGAAAACCTGGCTGATTGGTATTCACAG GTTATCACCAAAGCTGAGATGATTGAGTACTATGACGTCAGTGGCTGTTACGTGTTGAGGCCCTGGTCTTTCGCCATCTGGGATGCCATCAAAGAATTCTTTGATCGTGAGATCAAGAAGCTGGGTGTGGAGAACTGCTACTTCCCCATGTTTGTTTCCCAGGCTGCCCTGGAGAAAGAGAAAACCCATATTGCAGATTTCGCTCCAGAG GTTGCTTGGGTGACAAGATCAGGAAAGACTGAACTGGCTGAGCCCATTGCTGTACGTCCCACTAGCGAGACGG TGATGTACCCCGCTTATGCCAAGTGGGTTCAATCGCACAGAGACCTGCCAATCAAACTTAACCAGTGGTGCAACGTTGTG CGTTGGGAGTTCAAGCACCCACAGCCCTTCCTGAGGACCAGAGAGTTCCTTTGGCAAGAGGGACACACAGCATTTGCTACAAAGGAAGAAGCCACAGAGGAG GTTATGCAGATCCTAGAACTGTATGCTCGGGTGTATGAAGAGCTGATGGCCATCCCTGTCGTCAAGGGGAGGAAGACAGAGAAGGAGAAGTTTGCAGGAGGAGACTACACAACTACTGTGGAGGCTTTCATCTCAGCCAGCGGCAGAGCTATTCag GGGGCCACATCTCATCACCTGGGCCAGAACTTTTCCAAGATGTTTGAGATTATCTTCGAAGACCCTAAAAAACCAGGCGAGAAGCAGTTTGCCTACCAGAACTCATGGGGAATAACGACACGTACCATTGGAGTCCTAACAATGGTTCATGGCGACAACATGGGCCTGGTACTGCCACCCAAAGTAGCCTGTCTACAG GTGATCATCATTCCTTGTGGAATAACAGCCACTCTACCAGAAGCAGAGAAAGACCTTATATTGGCCCAGTGCTCCAAATATCTTTCCAGGTTGCAGAAGGCCGACATCAGAGTAAAGGCAGACCTACGTGACAACTACTCACCTGGCTGGAAGTTTAACCATTGGGAGTTAAAG GGTGTACCCATAAGGTTGGAGGTTGGGCCAAAGGACTTAAAGAAGGGCCAGTTTGTTGCAGTAAGGAGAGACACAGGAGAAAAGATCACCATACCAGAGGCTGACACGGAGAAGAAAATAGCAAACCTCCTAGATGAGATCCAGAACAACCTTTTTAAGAA GGCGTCTGATGACCTGAAAAAGCACATGGTTGTGGCAGACAGTATGGATCAATTCCAGAAAGAACTGGACCTGGGAAAA atTGTACAAATACCCTTCTGTGGAGAAATAGAGTGTGAGGACTGGATTAAGAAGACAACAGCCAG GGATCAAGATCTGGAGCCTGGGGCACCTTCAATGGGAGCAAAGAGTCTGTGTATCCCTTTCAACCCCTTGAAGAAACTGCAGCCCGGTCAGATGTGTGTTTGTGGGAAAAAACCCGCCCAGTTCTACACGATGTTTGGCCGTAGTTACTAA